In the Dolichospermum flos-aquae CCAP 1403/13F genome, TGCTATGCTGGCATCTTTATCTGTGGCTAGTATTAGTGTTTTTATTGTCCTAAAATTTCGGGATATAGATAATCAAAAATTAGCAACTGCTGCGATCGCAATACCAGAGATAAAAACAGTCACAGCCCTAGGTAGAATTGAACCAGAGGGGGAAGTAATTAAATTATCAGCACCTGTATCTGGAGAAGGAAGTCGAGTCGAAAAGATATTAATTCAGGAGGGAGATATGGTCAAAGTAGGACAGACAATTGCTATTTTAGATAATAGCGATCGCTTGCAAGCAGAATTAACAGAAGCCAAGGCAGAAGTGAGGATAATTCAATCTAAAATAGCTCAAATTCAAGCAGGTGTTAAACAAGGAGAAATTACGGCTCAAAAAGCGATAATTGACAGATTAGCTGTAGAAAGTCAAGGTGATATTGATACTCAAAAAGCAACTCTAGAAAAATTGCAGGCAGAATTACTCAATGCTGAATCTGAAAATAAACGTTATCAAGAATTATATACAGAAGGGGCAATTTCTGCGTCTCAAAGAGATAGTAAAAGCTTGAATGTAGAAACGGCTAAAAAAAGTCTTGAAGCGGCACAATCACAATTAAAAAAGCTGGAATTAAGTAGCCAACAACGAAAAAAGGAAGCTTCAGCAACACTAGATCAGATTTCTGAAGTTAGGAAAGTAGATGTAGAAGCTGCAATAGCCGAATTAAATCGGGCAGAAGTATTAGTGAAAAAAGCTACTATTAATCTCCAGAAAGCTTATGTAAAATCTCCTCAAAATGGACAAGTATTTGAAATCCATACCCACCCAGGAGAATTGATTACTAATAATGGCATTGCTGACATTGGTAAAACCAGTCAAATGTATGTAGTTGCTGAAGTTTACGAAAGTGATATTACCAAAATTCTCCAAGGTAAACAGGTGCGGATAGTTGGTGATATTTTTCCTCAAGAATTGCAAGGAAAAGTAGAAAGAATCGGTTTACAGGTAAGAAAGCAAAATCTCACTAATACAGATCCTTCTAGCAATATTGATAACAG is a window encoding:
- a CDS encoding ABC exporter membrane fusion protein, encoding MQNHKLQGSLSSQSILRLAIAIAMLASLSVASISVFIVLKFRDIDNQKLATAAIAIPEIKTVTALGRIEPEGEVIKLSAPVSGEGSRVEKILIQEGDMVKVGQTIAILDNSDRLQAELTEAKAEVRIIQSKIAQIQAGVKQGEITAQKAIIDRLAVESQGDIDTQKATLEKLQAELLNAESENKRYQELYTEGAISASQRDSKSLNVETAKKSLEAAQSQLKKLELSSQQRKKEASATLDQISEVRKVDVEAAIAELNRAEVLVKKATINLQKAYVKSPQNGQVFEIHTHPGELITNNGIADIGKTSQMYVVAEVYESDITKILQGKQVRIVGDIFPQELQGKVERIGLQVRKQNLTNTDPSSNIDNRIVKVHIRLNTASSQQAAKFTNMQVKVIISL